The following coding sequences lie in one Euhalothece natronophila Z-M001 genomic window:
- the surE gene encoding 5'/3'-nucleotidase SurE, with translation MTKLLISNDDGIFAMGVRTLANTLATAGYDVTVVCPDRERSATGHGLTLHQPIRANIVDSLFHSSVTAWSCSGTPSDCVKFALSAVLDSPPDFVLSGINHGSNLGTDILYSGTVSAAMEGTIDGIPSLALSLASYTATEFTTAAIVARQLLEKLPPIPQGTLLNVNIPPVSKEEIAGTMLVRQGLRRYIEQFEKRLDPRGKSYYWLAGEVIEEMPQPEAKELPTDVMTDIEAIKHNYVTLTPLEFDLTNSHSFQALANDGVNYLNL, from the coding sequence ATGACAAAATTGCTGATTAGCAACGATGATGGCATTTTTGCGATGGGAGTTCGGACGCTTGCTAATACCCTTGCTACTGCCGGATATGATGTCACCGTAGTTTGTCCAGACCGTGAACGTTCGGCTACGGGTCATGGGTTAACCTTACATCAGCCAATACGGGCTAATATTGTCGATAGTTTATTTCATTCTTCGGTTACGGCTTGGTCTTGTTCAGGGACTCCCTCTGATTGTGTCAAATTTGCCTTAAGCGCAGTGTTAGATTCTCCTCCTGATTTTGTCCTTTCTGGAATTAATCATGGCTCAAATTTAGGGACTGATATTCTCTATTCAGGAACCGTCTCCGCCGCGATGGAGGGAACTATTGATGGCATTCCGAGCCTTGCCTTAAGTTTAGCTAGTTATACGGCAACTGAGTTTACTACTGCAGCGATAGTTGCCCGACAATTACTAGAAAAATTACCCCCAATTCCGCAAGGAACCCTCCTCAATGTGAATATTCCGCCAGTTAGCAAAGAAGAAATTGCAGGCACGATGCTGGTTCGACAAGGTTTAAGGCGTTATATTGAACAATTTGAAAAACGGCTTGATCCTCGAGGTAAAAGCTATTACTGGCTAGCGGGAGAAGTCATTGAGGAAATGCCTCAACCCGAAGCTAAAGAGTTACCTACAGATGTGATGACTGATATAGAAGCAATTAAACACAACTATGTCACTTTAACCCCGCTAGAGTTTGATCTTACCAATAGTCACAGTTTTCAAGCCTTAGCAAATGATGGAGTGAATTATTTGAATCTTTAA
- a CDS encoding ArsR/SmtB family transcription factor: protein MFTTTPVTSPEIIAGFQALSEPLRLQILDLLKEQELCVCELRDRVSVSQSKLSFHLKILREANLARSRQEGRWVYYSLNLPQFLQLEQYLAQLRENATMQPANQCSQDYS from the coding sequence ATGTTTACAACCACACCAGTAACTTCCCCCGAAATTATAGCTGGCTTTCAGGCGTTATCTGAGCCCTTGCGGTTACAGATTTTAGACTTATTAAAGGAACAAGAGTTGTGTGTTTGTGAGTTGCGCGATCGCGTTTCTGTTTCACAATCTAAATTATCCTTTCACTTGAAGATTTTACGGGAAGCTAATTTAGCGCGATCGCGTCAAGAAGGGCGTTGGGTTTATTACTCCCTAAACTTGCCCCAATTTTTACAATTAGAGCAATATCTTGCCCAACTACGAGAGAATGCAACCATGCAACCAGCCAATCAATGTTCACAAGACTATTCTTAA
- a CDS encoding DEAD/DEAH box helicase codes for MSRRTPKLWYHQGTLLLHPPPRGKVWLDFATWDDRVEKFRIPAIHYRALVEALQQEEICFTDEAKAFYSLHLNPRFEMTPYSHQAEALQQWKEAGRQGVVVLPTAAGKTYLAQLAMEATPRTTLIVVPTLDLMHQWYAQLEAAFPDIELGLLGGGSHDRSSILVATYQSAAIHAEALGNQYALLIFDECHHLPTDFYRVIAESAIAPYRLGLTATPERSDGNERELEALIGSIVFRKTPQTLSGEALARYKTVEIKVKLSPKEKETYQEAIKTRNQFLKQKRISLSNLKGWQLFVKESARSQQGRRAMLAHRQAKEIALGTESKLRVLTELITKHSPEPILIFTNDNATVYRISQDFLIPAITHQTPVKERHLILQKFKTGDYKTLVASHVLNEGVDVPDARIAIILSGTSSTREYVQRLGRILRKGNTKDKQAILYEVIAEETSEERTSERRRGDTASKQGQLKIFSPTQKAAEEKGDYNLD; via the coding sequence ATGTCAAGACGAACTCCTAAACTGTGGTATCATCAAGGAACTTTACTATTACATCCGCCGCCAAGGGGAAAAGTTTGGCTTGATTTTGCCACTTGGGATGATCGCGTGGAGAAATTTCGCATCCCAGCCATTCATTATCGTGCTTTAGTCGAAGCCCTCCAACAGGAGGAAATTTGCTTTACAGATGAGGCAAAAGCCTTTTACTCTCTTCATTTAAATCCTCGCTTTGAAATGACTCCCTACTCCCATCAAGCTGAAGCCTTACAACAATGGAAGGAAGCGGGAAGACAAGGAGTTGTAGTGCTACCCACTGCTGCGGGAAAAACCTATTTAGCGCAGTTAGCCATGGAAGCCACGCCCCGAACAACGTTAATTGTTGTTCCCACCTTAGATTTAATGCACCAGTGGTATGCCCAATTAGAAGCAGCATTTCCTGATATTGAGTTGGGGTTATTGGGGGGAGGCTCTCATGATCGCAGTAGTATTTTAGTTGCCACTTACCAAAGTGCCGCCATTCACGCAGAAGCCTTAGGGAATCAATATGCGCTACTTATTTTTGATGAATGTCACCATCTCCCAACAGATTTCTATCGAGTCATTGCTGAAAGCGCGATCGCGCCTTATCGTTTAGGACTGACAGCAACTCCCGAACGTTCTGATGGTAATGAACGGGAACTAGAAGCCCTGATTGGCTCTATTGTATTCCGAAAAACCCCACAAACTTTATCAGGTGAAGCCCTTGCTCGTTATAAAACCGTTGAAATTAAAGTCAAACTCTCCCCAAAAGAGAAAGAAACTTACCAAGAAGCCATTAAAACCCGCAATCAATTCTTAAAACAGAAGCGAATTTCCTTATCTAACTTAAAAGGCTGGCAATTATTTGTCAAAGAAAGTGCGCGTAGCCAACAGGGAAGACGCGCCATGCTAGCCCATCGCCAGGCCAAAGAAATTGCACTAGGAACAGAAAGTAAACTGCGAGTCTTAACCGAATTAATTACCAAACATTCCCCAGAACCAATTTTAATTTTTACCAATGATAATGCGACAGTTTATCGGATTTCTCAAGACTTTTTAATTCCTGCAATTACCCATCAAACCCCAGTGAAAGAACGCCATTTAATCCTGCAAAAATTTAAAACAGGAGACTATAAAACCCTAGTTGCCTCTCATGTTTTGAATGAAGGTGTTGATGTTCCAGATGCAAGAATTGCGATTATTTTATCGGGAACCAGTTCTACTCGGGAATATGTGCAACGATTAGGACGCATTTTAAGAAAAGGAAACACCAAAGATAAACAGGCGATTCTTTATGAAGTGATTGCCGAAGAAACCAGCGAAGAACGAACCTCTGAACGCAGACGCGGTGACACAGCTTCTAAACAAGGTCAACTAAAAATATTTTCCCCGACTCAAAAAGCCGCTGAAGAAAAAGGGGATTACAATTTGGATTAG
- a CDS encoding DUF4278 domain-containing protein: MKLTYRGTQYEKNAPVVETQPKEVVGRYRGLDWRFYGAKKPLYLQPRANLTYRGVTYQVHPTVANTPDVSVKPNAKLEPVETKAQSLMRNQVLKFKKRQKAMLSRATAEVKSH, from the coding sequence ATGAAACTTACATATCGTGGTACTCAGTACGAAAAAAATGCACCCGTTGTTGAAACGCAACCCAAAGAAGTAGTTGGACGCTATCGCGGTTTAGACTGGCGTTTTTACGGGGCGAAAAAACCCTTATATTTGCAACCACGAGCTAATTTAACTTATCGCGGAGTTACCTATCAGGTACATCCTACTGTTGCTAATACTCCCGATGTTTCTGTTAAGCCTAATGCCAAGTTAGAACCCGTTGAAACTAAAGCACAGAGCTTAATGCGAAATCAGGTGCTAAAATTCAAAAAACGTCAAAAAGCTATGCTCAGTCGCGCTACAGCAGAAGTAAAAAGTCACTAA
- a CDS encoding succinate dehydrogenase/fumarate reductase iron-sulfur subunit, whose product MQFKLNIWRQPHPKAQGKMVEYELDQISPDTSFLEMLDILNEQLIASGEEPVAFDHDCREGICGSCSMMINGVPHGAKKTTTCQLYMRHFHQGETITIEPWRAQPFPVIKDLVVDRSAFDEIIQSGGFITARTGSAPEANTTPIPKEVADQAMDAAVCIGCGACVAACKNASAMLFVGSKVAHLNRLPQGQPEKDRRVLNIVETMDQLGFGNCTNYGECQAACPQGITLDVISKLNRDYAVAKARQFFKSK is encoded by the coding sequence ATGCAATTTAAATTAAATATTTGGCGACAACCCCATCCCAAAGCCCAAGGAAAAATGGTTGAGTATGAACTGGATCAAATTTCTCCAGATACTTCCTTCTTAGAAATGCTTGACATCCTCAATGAACAATTAATTGCTTCGGGAGAAGAGCCTGTCGCCTTTGATCATGACTGTCGCGAAGGGATTTGTGGCAGTTGCTCAATGATGATTAATGGGGTTCCCCACGGGGCAAAAAAAACGACCACTTGCCAGTTATATATGCGTCACTTCCATCAAGGGGAGACAATTACGATTGAACCCTGGCGAGCCCAGCCTTTTCCTGTCATTAAAGATTTAGTGGTTGATCGCTCTGCTTTTGATGAAATTATCCAGTCTGGGGGGTTTATTACCGCTCGTACGGGAAGTGCCCCTGAAGCAAATACGACTCCTATCCCGAAAGAAGTTGCCGATCAAGCTATGGACGCAGCGGTTTGTATTGGTTGTGGGGCTTGTGTTGCTGCTTGTAAAAATGCTTCAGCAATGCTATTTGTGGGGTCGAAAGTTGCTCACCTGAATCGCCTACCTCAAGGGCAACCTGAAAAAGATCGGCGAGTTCTAAATATTGTAGAAACAATGGATCAGTTAGGATTTGGTAATTGTACTAATTATGGGGAATGTCAGGCAGCTTGCCCGCAAGGAATTACGCTTGATGTCATTTCTAAGCTCAATCGTGACTATGCTGTGGCGAAGGCTCGTCAATTTTTTAAGTCAAAGTGA
- the glgX gene encoding glycogen debranching protein GlgX, whose translation MIKEPIGNESVNLDVWPGKPHPLGATWDGEGVNFAIFSENATEIELCLFTEQDHEIRLPLKEVHNYVWHGYIPGLQPGQRYNYRVHGDFSPRKGHRFNRKKILIDPYAAAITGDIHYGEETFAYPWETEEQDLACSNTDDSHLIPKCVVVNPFFDWEGDKLLQTPLSESIIYEVHVKGFTQQHPQIPDHLKGTYAGLASPSAINHLQSLGITAVELLPVHHFLAYPGHLVNKGLRNYWGYDSIGYFAPYSGYSASGNRGEQIKEFKGMVKALHQAGIEVILDVVYNHTGEGNHLGPTISFRGIDNATYYRLVDHDPRYYMDFTGCGNSLNVRHPQILKLIMDSLRYWVQEMHVDGFRFDLASALARELYEVNSLAAFFDIIHQDPVLSNVKLIAEPWDVGEGGYQVGNFPLLWSEWNGKYRDTVRDFWRGENNTLQEFAHRFTGSPDLYQANGKLPHASINFITAHDGFTLRDLVSYNEKHNEANGENNHDGEDYNRSWNFGAEGETDDPEILKARSRQQRNFLVTLMLSQGVPMLLGGDEIGRSQQGNNNAYCQDNELTWFNWELSPENKELLAFTQELIAFRQQHPVFHRRNWFQERAIHGSQVSDICWYHPDGSACSEEQWEHEPLTQAITVFLNGKELSEPDSHGKRISDDNFLLFFNCHQEETKFRLPLPLQSSNWHIIIDTNEPRLLSEEIIYQGEEEIILTPFSLLVLRQ comes from the coding sequence TTGATTAAGGAACCTATTGGAAATGAAAGTGTGAATTTAGACGTTTGGCCCGGAAAACCTCACCCCCTCGGCGCAACATGGGATGGAGAAGGGGTGAATTTTGCTATCTTCTCGGAAAATGCAACTGAGATTGAACTTTGCCTCTTTACCGAACAAGATCATGAAATTCGTCTCCCCCTAAAAGAAGTTCATAACTATGTTTGGCATGGCTATATCCCAGGATTACAACCCGGACAACGTTATAATTACCGCGTTCATGGCGACTTTAGCCCCCGAAAAGGTCATCGCTTTAACCGCAAAAAAATTCTAATTGATCCCTATGCTGCCGCCATTACCGGGGACATTCATTATGGAGAAGAAACTTTTGCTTATCCCTGGGAAACAGAGGAACAAGACTTAGCCTGTTCTAACACCGATGATAGTCATTTAATTCCCAAGTGTGTTGTCGTTAATCCTTTTTTTGACTGGGAAGGGGACAAACTGTTACAAACCCCTTTATCGGAAAGCATCATCTATGAAGTTCATGTTAAAGGGTTTACCCAACAACATCCTCAAATTCCTGATCATCTCAAAGGCACTTACGCTGGGTTAGCCTCACCCAGTGCTATTAATCATCTTCAGTCTCTTGGCATCACCGCAGTAGAATTGCTACCTGTGCATCACTTTTTAGCTTATCCGGGGCATTTAGTGAATAAAGGGCTACGCAATTACTGGGGATATGATTCGATTGGCTATTTTGCCCCCTATTCTGGCTATAGTGCTAGCGGTAACAGGGGCGAACAAATTAAAGAATTTAAGGGGATGGTCAAAGCCCTACATCAAGCAGGAATTGAGGTAATTCTAGATGTTGTTTATAACCATACGGGAGAAGGGAATCATTTGGGGCCAACCATTTCTTTTCGCGGGATTGATAATGCGACTTATTACCGCTTAGTGGATCATGATCCGCGCTATTACATGGATTTTACTGGCTGTGGAAATTCTCTAAATGTTAGGCATCCCCAAATCTTAAAACTGATCATGGATAGTTTGCGCTATTGGGTGCAAGAAATGCACGTAGATGGCTTTCGCTTTGATTTAGCCTCTGCATTAGCCAGAGAGTTGTATGAAGTGAATAGTCTGGCAGCGTTTTTTGATATTATCCATCAAGACCCAGTTCTCTCCAATGTGAAATTAATTGCTGAACCGTGGGATGTAGGAGAAGGGGGGTATCAAGTGGGGAACTTCCCCCTCCTTTGGTCAGAATGGAATGGCAAATATCGCGACACTGTACGTGACTTTTGGCGTGGTGAAAACAATACCTTACAAGAGTTTGCTCATCGCTTTACTGGTAGCCCTGATTTATATCAAGCGAATGGTAAATTACCTCATGCCAGTATTAATTTTATTACCGCCCATGATGGGTTTACGCTTCGGGATTTAGTGAGTTACAACGAAAAGCATAATGAGGCAAATGGAGAGAATAACCATGATGGAGAGGATTATAATCGATCTTGGAATTTTGGGGCGGAAGGGGAAACCGATGATCCAGAAATCTTAAAAGCGCGATCGCGCCAACAACGGAATTTCCTTGTAACCCTGATGTTATCTCAGGGAGTACCCATGTTACTTGGCGGGGATGAAATAGGGCGTAGTCAACAAGGAAATAATAATGCCTATTGCCAAGATAATGAACTCACTTGGTTTAATTGGGAGTTATCGCCAGAAAATAAAGAATTACTTGCCTTTACCCAAGAATTAATTGCCTTTCGTCAACAACATCCCGTCTTTCATCGTCGGAATTGGTTTCAAGAGCGGGCAATTCATGGTTCCCAAGTTAGTGATATTTGCTGGTATCATCCTGATGGCAGTGCTTGTAGCGAAGAACAATGGGAACATGAACCACTCACCCAAGCCATTACCGTCTTTCTCAATGGTAAAGAGTTATCTGAACCTGATTCCCACGGAAAACGAATTAGTGATGATAACTTTCTCTTATTTTTTAATTGCCATCAAGAGGAAACTAAATTTAGACTTCCTTTACCGTTACAAAGCAGCAATTGGCACATAATTATTGATACGAATGAACCACGGTTATTATCAGAAGAGATTATTTATCAAGGAGAAGAAGAGATTATTTTAACGCCATTTTCTTTGTTGGTTTTAAGACAATAA
- a CDS encoding RNA-guided endonuclease InsQ/TnpB family protein has protein sequence MFVLEFKVKAKKAQTQAIDEAIRTTQFIRNKCIRYWMDNQGVNKYALNKLCKQLAEEFSWAKELNSMARQSAAERAWSSISRFYDNCKKGINGKKGYPQFQKNNRSVEYKTSGWKLDLNTRKHITFTDKKGIGRVKLVGTRDLHFYHPDEIKRVRLLRRADGYYCQFLINTEVKEQLEPTKRTIGLDVGLESFYTDSDGHKEPNPRFFREGEQKLKRLQRRLSKKQKGSSNRRKARQKLGKAHLRISRQRKEHALRLARCVVKSNDFIAYENLKVSNMVKNHCLAKSISDVGWYQFRVWLEYFAQKFGKVAVAVPPHYTSQECSNCGRIVKKSLSTRTHACQCGTKLDRDENAAINILREGLRTVGRTGTAGFEPDSKLVERPASTSVVSEQLGQADSSAGNLVSSS, from the coding sequence ATGTTTGTCTTAGAGTTTAAGGTCAAAGCCAAAAAAGCTCAAACTCAAGCCATTGACGAAGCAATTCGGACGACACAATTCATCCGAAATAAGTGCATTCGTTACTGGATGGACAATCAAGGCGTTAATAAATACGCTCTCAACAAACTCTGTAAACAATTGGCAGAGGAGTTTTCTTGGGCTAAAGAACTAAACTCTATGGCAAGACAGTCTGCTGCTGAACGAGCTTGGTCTTCAATTAGTCGGTTCTATGACAACTGTAAAAAAGGAATTAATGGAAAGAAAGGGTATCCTCAGTTCCAAAAAAACAACCGCAGTGTTGAATATAAAACATCTGGCTGGAAGCTCGACCTAAATACCCGAAAGCATATAACTTTCACTGACAAAAAAGGCATTGGTCGGGTGAAATTAGTTGGAACTAGAGACTTACACTTCTATCATCCTGATGAAATTAAACGAGTACGGTTACTTCGCAGGGCTGACGGTTACTATTGTCAATTCCTGATTAATACAGAGGTAAAAGAACAATTAGAACCCACCAAGAGAACCATAGGATTAGATGTTGGTTTAGAATCCTTCTATACTGACTCTGATGGTCATAAAGAACCTAATCCTCGTTTCTTTAGAGAGGGAGAACAGAAATTAAAACGGCTTCAACGCCGTCTTTCTAAGAAACAGAAAGGATCATCTAATCGCAGAAAAGCTAGACAGAAGTTAGGTAAAGCACATTTAAGAATAAGTAGGCAACGTAAAGAACACGCCTTGAGACTGGCGCGTTGCGTAGTGAAGTCTAACGACTTCATCGCCTATGAAAACTTAAAGGTGTCTAACATGGTTAAGAACCACTGTCTAGCTAAGTCAATCTCAGATGTTGGTTGGTATCAGTTCCGAGTGTGGTTAGAGTATTTTGCACAAAAGTTTGGGAAAGTAGCGGTGGCTGTTCCTCCTCACTACACTTCTCAAGAATGCTCTAATTGCGGTCGAATTGTGAAAAAGTCTCTATCAACTAGAACCCATGCTTGTCAGTGTGGGACTAAATTGGATAGAGATGAAAATGCCGCGATTAACATTCTGAGAGAAGGACTCCGTACAGTCGGGCGGACTGGAACGGCTGGCTTCGAGCCAGACTCAAAGCTTGTGGAGAGACCCGCTTCTACTTCAGTTGTTTCCGAACAATTGGGGCAAGCGGACTCGTCTGCTGGAAACCTAGTTTCTAGTAGTTAG